The Thermacetogenium phaeum DSM 12270 genome segment ACCACGCCAGGAACGATCTCCAGCCTGCTGTGCTCCGGAGTGGTGAGCACATTCCAGGAAGATTCCGTCGAATTTTCGGGCGACTCCACCCCTTGCCGGGCTCCAGGTATTTCCTCATGGATGGATAAATTCTTTTTACGACGCGGGCTCAACATCGATCACCACATTTTCTGCCTGAAGCTTTCGGTGTCGCTTCCTTACTAAAGGGTTTTCCAGGATGATAACAGGAATCATAACTGATAGTCGCAAACAGGGAGTTCATACCACCCCTTCTAACAGGATTATGTTCTCGCTCGCTTACCGATTTCCTCTTTATTCACTGTTGCCAAAAGAATAATAGAGAGCATGATTGAGTGTTTGGACAGAGAACCCCTCATGCCTTCACTCCGGTGCAGCTTCTCTCTGTACATTATTGTCCGCAGAGTACTGGAGATGGTTCTTGATCTCGCCTATTACTTCCTGCATTCGTTTCAATTGCTGCATGTCCCGAATGATTTCCTGCTTCTGCCTATAACGGTCTTCATCATAGCGTCCGAGTGATGAAATTATTTGTTGTCTGGGATACCCTCCGCTAACATACTAGTTGTGAGCTATCTGCATGTAACGGAGATCTCTGACTCTTACAATGCGTATGAACATGGATCTTTTCATCCATCATATCTCGGTTGAAGAAAAATAAAGTAATACATCGCGCCGAACCAACAATTACCATGACCGGGGCATTCGACCACTACCTCTCCGGCTTTAGCGAGTCTTTCCTTATCGTGCGGCCTTTCGCTAGACCAATTTAATCGGTCGCCTCTTTAGCTTCAGCACACCCTCTTATAGTGAGGATAACCTGCAAAAATACCTTCACGAGCTCCGGGTCAAATTGCGTGCCTGCACACCGGCGTATTTCTTCCAGGGCTTCTTCGACCGTTTTAGCCTTTCTATACGGCCTATCGGAGGTCATGGCGTCAAAGGCATCGGCAATGGCTAAAATACGGCACTCGATGGGTATCTCTTCCCCTTTGAGGCCCAACGGGTACCCAGTGCCGTCCCATTTCTCGTGGTGTTTTAAGATCAGGTCGGCAATCCCCGCTAAATCCGGTGAGGCCAGGGCGATCCGGTAGCCCTTTTCCGGATGCTGGCGCATAATCTCCCATTCTTCTTCAGTAAGGGGTCCTCTTTTGAAGAGTATTCTGTCGGGTATACCGACCTTACCTATGTCGTGAACCTGAGCCAGAAGAGCAAGGTTGGCCAGCTGTTGCCGCGAAAGCCCCATCTTTTCTCCCAGGGTCCGGCACAAGTGCTCCAGGTGTCTGCCGTGTCCTTCAGTCAAATGATCGCGCTCCGACAGTGCAGCAAGCAAGGCATTGACGATCTTGTTCCGAGCGCTGGTGCCGAGATATAGTTTTTCCCGGTACATAAGATCGTCTGCCCTTTTATAGGCTTGCTTTAAGAGCTCCTCCGAATTATACGCCGTAGCTATGCCGAAGGAGACGCTCAAAGGAAGTTGGGGATGTTTTCGATTGTATTGCTCAATGGATAAACGCAGCTGGTGCAGTATATTCGATCCTGTAGCCTCATCGGTGCGGGGCAGGAGGGCCACAAATTCATCTCCTCCCACCCGCGCCACAATATCCGAGGGGCGCAGGGCCTTCTTAAGGATCTGAGCGCAAGCAATCAAGAGCTTGTCGCCCTTCTGGTGGCCCATGGTATCGTTGACCAGCTTCAGGCCGTTCACATCGGCCACTATTATGCTGATGGGATATTTGTTGCTCCTACCTAGGCGTTTGAGCTGTTCTTCAAAATACGCACGGTTGTAAAGACCTGTCAGCTGGTCATGGAGGCTAACATATTCCAGCTTCTGGGCAAACCTCTTTTTCTCAGTGATATCCATTATGTTCCCCAGTGTCACCCTCTGGCCCTCGGGCTGCAGGGAAGCCACCGTCTCCTCGACCCACTTAATTTCACCATGTTTGGTAATAATCCTGAACTCGTAGGGCTGGGCCGCCATGCCTTTTAACATCCTAACGGCATTGCGCCGCACAGCTTCCCTGTCTTCCGGGTATACGAGGCTCAAGGCTTCCCTGCCGATCAGTTCTTCCTGAGAGTAACCCGAGAGCTTTTCAAACCGGGGATTTACCAGCCGAAATTTCCCTCTGCTGACTATGTACATCCCTATAGGCGAATGACCGAAAATACTTCTCAATAGCTCCTCTTCGCGTTTGCGAGCGGTGATGTCCCTCACGGTGGCCAGTATCGCATCTTTGCCCGCAAAAGTGATTTTCTTCAGGCACATCTCCGCATCAAAAACTGTGCCGTCCACCGGCCGCCTGGCCCTCCATTCAAACCGTGGACTTTCGCCTTCTACCGCCCTTTTCCACCACTCGCGGAGCTGTTTCAAGGGATTGTCCCGGTCAGAGTAATCCCGGGCGATGGACAGCTTTACGGCCTCTTCTTTAGAGGCTATACCGTACATGCGCAACATGGTTTCGTTAACATCCAGAATTTTCCCTTCCGGTTCATGTATGAAAATAGCATCGTGGACGCTGTTGAAAATTGTCCGAAACGCTTCCTCCGCCTGCATCCGTTCGGTGACCTCAAAACATACTTCTACTATACCTTCAATTATTCCCTTCTGACTTTTTACAGGGTAACCCCTTACAAAAAATTGCTTGCCCTCGTGGGGCGTCACTATACCCTCCTGGGGCACGCCGGTCTTAAGAGCGCTTGCCACCGGACATCCGGCGCACGGTTCCTTCCTGCGGTATAAGACTTCATAGCAAAGAGCGCCTGTCAGCTCCTCACCCCTTTTTCCCGCGTACTTCGCTGCTGAGGTGTTAGCCCACAAAATGCGGTGCTCAGCATCCTGGTAAATCAGCAGCTCCAGAATACTGTCCAAAATGGCCTTCTTTTCCCGCTCGGATTCTTTTATTTTGTTTTCCATTTGTTTGAACGCAACTATATCTTCGATGCGGCGGGCGAAAATGTTGAATAGCCTTTTCTCCCGGTCGGAGATCCGTGCTGAAGATTCCAAAAATATTAAGCCCCGCACTCCGTGGGACATCAAATAAACAAACCCGTTCTCCCTGGGGTTCTTGATTCTTTCGATTCTTTCGGTGAATTCCTCTCCTTTTCTAAAACCCCATTTCCCCAGGCATATAAGCCTGCCGCCTTCATCAAGCATTATGGCCAGCCGGCGTATCCCGAGAAGCCGGCTTCCTTTCTCCGCTATTTCTTGTATCAGATCTTCGTATCGCTCCGGGAAGGAAAAATTTACTATCTCGTATAAGGTCAAAAGCTCAGCAATATCAAAGGACACTATCTACCACCCCGCGGCCGCCACGATCGTCTTGTTATAAAACAGTGGGGTCCCTGAAACACTGCTTATTTCTCCGAAGGAAAGCATCCCTAAGACCGGAATTTCGGGTTTAAGACTTCCGGCTATTGCCTCCATTTCCCTGGGGAAATCTTTGCCCAGCAATAAATAGCGGGAGACACAATCAAACAAGATAAGAACCTTAGAAGTGGCCGGGGTATTTAAGGCACTTTCCGCTACCCTCCCGGCAGCAACAACGAGACTTTCGGCATCCCCTTCCATGATAGTAGCAATGGTGTTTTCCGGAATTTCTGCAACAAATAAGATGCTTCCGTCTTCCTCTGCTTTTAGCGGGTCCCGAATGATAAATTTCCCCCCAGCAGCGGGCAAGCCCAGAGGGTATTGCATTCCGTAGTAAGGAAATCCGTTTCGGGTACAGCTGCGGACCAGAGCCGTATACCTCTCAAAGGCTGGAATTCCGTCAATTTCATAAACTCGCCTGCCCTCCGCCCTGGTTATAGTAAAAGGCTCGCCCGCGGGGCTCCACCCGTGGTCCAGCTCCACTTTAAAGTTTATCCCCCTCAATACTGCCGCGGCCACAGCATCACTGCCTACCCCTTCTTCGGTAAATTGGTAAGTGCTGTTGAATCGCAAATTATCCCCGCTGCCTCCTCCTATATACTTAAAGTCCGGCCCCATGGCGTTATACAGTCCCCTCAATAGTTCAGAAATGTTGGCGCTAGATCCGTCCGGAAAAAGCAAAACAGTTCCGGGGCTGTCTCCGCCTTTTTCTATTAAAGCCTCGCCCGCTTTTTCACCTTTGGCAAAGGGGCACGCGGATATAGTCCTTTCCAGGTGGGTTACCGTCTCTATTCCTTCTCCGCCGATAGTGCAGACACCCACACCTCTGGCGTATACTTCAAAGCCAAAGATAATCCCCGGCACCCACGCGCCTACCAGCGGGGAATTACCTACCACCTTTACGGCGCCTGTAAGCACCTCTTCCGGATCGTAGCCCTCAGTAGCAAAAACCAGCGTCAGTGCGGGTCGTCCGGTACGGCTTAAAGCCTGCTCCAGAGCGCGCTGTACGGCGGCTCCGGCGTCGTATCCGTTGCTGAAGCCTACGCCCACGCGCAAATCAGGTATTCGGGTCACCAGCCAATACGCCCCTCCTGTCTTCTCACTTTAATTCGCGGATCCATTTCCGGGCGGCGTCAACTGTAAAGACTTTAACACCAAAGGATCCTTTCCGGGGAACGCGGGCCGGATATAACTACCATAAGAAGCCTTTCCCCGGAACGCCTTTAAGGTATAATAATCTTTCGGCACCATACCCGCAATTTCCTTGTCACATAATACAAGTTTCTTTCTATCGAAATATCGATAAACACAAAGACTAAAACCGGATTCCCCTGGCCCCGCAAAGGCCTGTTGCCTAAGGAGCCGTAATTGTAGCTAAAATTCATACCACGCACGGGAGCAGAAACGAGACATACCTAAATTTCAATGTATAGCATATCTCTTGCGCCGCGGACAGAAAAATGGTAACAAATCGGGGGACAGAGGCGATGGCCCAAAAGCGGGGAAAACGTGTGAGGAACTACGGGTACTTGTGATATAACAACAATAGAAAAGACAAAACATCGCTCTGAATACCTCGGTAGTGTCGAACTCCGGGCATCCAGGACTGCCTTTTGCAGTGATACCCACATGGGGTATCACTGTCGCAATTAGTATAAGACATATAGTTAAGTTTGTCTATTAAAATTATAAGGTTATATTCCAGATTTATCGCCTGTGGATTCTTGCCCTTAAAAAACATGCCGCCTGCGGCTACAATGTCCCGTAACGGCTTGATAAACATAGATGGGAAATGCTATCTATTCCTCTTCCCGGAAGAGTTCGGTGCTCAAATAGCGCTCGCCCGTATCCGGCAGGATCACGACGATCACTTTCCCGCGGTTCTCCGGCCGCTTCGCCACCTGCTGGGCAGCATAGGCCGCCGCTCCCGCCGAGATGCCGACCAGCAGCCCCAATCCCCGTGCCAGAAGCCGGCTGGTCCTGAAAGCATCCTCGGCCGTAACCGGAATGATCTCATCAACAAGTGACAGGTTGAGAACCTCGGGAACAAAACCGGCACCGATTCCTTGAATCTTGTGGGGGCCTGGCCTGCCTCCCGACAACACAGGGGAGTCGGAGGGTTCCACGGCAATAATCTTCAAGGTATCCTTGCGCGGCTTGAGTTCCTCGGCGATACCGATAATGGTCCCGCCGGTGCCGACACCGCCA includes the following:
- a CDS encoding PAS domain S-box protein codes for the protein MSFDIAELLTLYEIVNFSFPERYEDLIQEIAEKGSRLLGIRRLAIMLDEGGRLICLGKWGFRKGEEFTERIERIKNPRENGFVYLMSHGVRGLIFLESSARISDREKRLFNIFARRIEDIVAFKQMENKIKESEREKKAILDSILELLIYQDAEHRILWANTSAAKYAGKRGEELTGALCYEVLYRRKEPCAGCPVASALKTGVPQEGIVTPHEGKQFFVRGYPVKSQKGIIEGIVEVCFEVTERMQAEEAFRTIFNSVHDAIFIHEPEGKILDVNETMLRMYGIASKEEAVKLSIARDYSDRDNPLKQLREWWKRAVEGESPRFEWRARRPVDGTVFDAEMCLKKITFAGKDAILATVRDITARKREEELLRSIFGHSPIGMYIVSRGKFRLVNPRFEKLSGYSQEELIGREALSLVYPEDREAVRRNAVRMLKGMAAQPYEFRIITKHGEIKWVEETVASLQPEGQRVTLGNIMDITEKKRFAQKLEYVSLHDQLTGLYNRAYFEEQLKRLGRSNKYPISIIVADVNGLKLVNDTMGHQKGDKLLIACAQILKKALRPSDIVARVGGDEFVALLPRTDEATGSNILHQLRLSIEQYNRKHPQLPLSVSFGIATAYNSEELLKQAYKRADDLMYREKLYLGTSARNKIVNALLAALSERDHLTEGHGRHLEHLCRTLGEKMGLSRQQLANLALLAQVHDIGKVGIPDRILFKRGPLTEEEWEIMRQHPEKGYRIALASPDLAGIADLILKHHEKWDGTGYPLGLKGEEIPIECRILAIADAFDAMTSDRPYRKAKTVEEALEEIRRCAGTQFDPELVKVFLQVILTIRGCAEAKEATD
- a CDS encoding FIST signal transduction protein, which gives rise to MTRIPDLRVGVGFSNGYDAGAAVQRALEQALSRTGRPALTLVFATEGYDPEEVLTGAVKVVGNSPLVGAWVPGIIFGFEVYARGVGVCTIGGEGIETVTHLERTISACPFAKGEKAGEALIEKGGDSPGTVLLFPDGSSANISELLRGLYNAMGPDFKYIGGGSGDNLRFNSTYQFTEEGVGSDAVAAAVLRGINFKVELDHGWSPAGEPFTITRAEGRRVYEIDGIPAFERYTALVRSCTRNGFPYYGMQYPLGLPAAGGKFIIRDPLKAEEDGSILFVAEIPENTIATIMEGDAESLVVAAGRVAESALNTPATSKVLILFDCVSRYLLLGKDFPREMEAIAGSLKPEIPVLGMLSFGEISSVSGTPLFYNKTIVAAAGW